A single window of Anaerocolumna chitinilytica DNA harbors:
- a CDS encoding aldehyde dehydrogenase family protein, giving the protein MELRKNYINGEWIPALSGKTRKILNPANGEVIAETAEGNEEDVKLAVSAAKEAFYGTGEWRRMDSQKRADIILTIAAIMEERKEELARTDTLDNGKPLREAEGDVDDAIHCFRYYAGMIKAPYGGVYDVNDNFGQMHSYTIHEPVGVCGQITPWNYPLLMAAWKIAPALSAGNCIVFKPSTNTPLSSVILFEIMEKAGVPKGTVNLVMGAGGSVGHEIAASSDVDMVTFTGSTEVGQDIARSAIANLKKVGLELGGKSPNVIFADADFEGAVEWAMIGIFFNQGEVCSAGSRIIIEESIKDKFVTRLAERANAMTLGNGLDNPDMGPLVSESHMNTVLKYIETGKEEGATLVCGGCRYTEGDCVNGYFVRPTIFDNCTRDMTIVREEIFGPVVTIQTFKTEAEAIKLSNDTIYGLAGAVFTKDGSRALRVVKEIRAGITWINCYNPTYNEAPWGGYKMSGYGRELGIQGLEEYQEVKQININLNPGIAGWYEER; this is encoded by the coding sequence ATGGAGTTAAGAAAGAATTACATTAACGGGGAATGGATTCCGGCTCTCTCCGGTAAAACCAGAAAAATTCTGAACCCTGCAAATGGTGAAGTAATTGCAGAGACAGCAGAAGGAAATGAAGAGGATGTTAAGCTTGCCGTTTCAGCGGCTAAAGAAGCCTTTTATGGGACCGGTGAGTGGAGAAGAATGGATTCTCAGAAAAGAGCGGATATTATATTAACAATAGCAGCCATAATGGAAGAGCGAAAAGAAGAGCTGGCAAGAACAGATACCTTAGATAATGGAAAACCCTTAAGAGAAGCGGAAGGTGACGTGGATGATGCTATTCATTGCTTTCGTTATTATGCGGGAATGATTAAAGCACCTTATGGCGGGGTATATGACGTAAATGATAACTTTGGTCAGATGCATTCTTATACCATACATGAACCGGTAGGAGTGTGCGGACAGATTACTCCCTGGAATTATCCGCTTCTAATGGCAGCCTGGAAGATAGCACCGGCCCTTAGTGCAGGTAACTGTATCGTCTTTAAGCCAAGTACCAACACTCCCTTGTCTTCCGTAATATTATTTGAAATTATGGAAAAGGCAGGAGTACCAAAGGGAACGGTGAATCTGGTAATGGGAGCCGGGGGAAGTGTTGGGCATGAGATTGCAGCAAGTTCAGACGTGGATATGGTTACCTTTACAGGGAGCACGGAGGTGGGGCAGGATATTGCTAGGTCTGCCATCGCCAATCTTAAGAAAGTGGGGTTGGAGCTCGGCGGAAAGTCACCGAATGTCATATTTGCCGATGCTGACTTTGAAGGCGCCGTTGAATGGGCGATGATTGGTATCTTCTTTAACCAGGGAGAGGTATGTTCTGCCGGGTCCAGAATTATTATCGAAGAGAGTATAAAAGATAAATTTGTAACAAGATTAGCAGAACGGGCCAATGCTATGACACTAGGCAATGGCCTTGATAACCCGGATATGGGCCCTTTGGTTTCGGAAAGTCATATGAATACGGTTCTTAAATATATTGAGACAGGGAAAGAGGAAGGAGCAACCTTGGTATGCGGAGGTTGCCGCTATACAGAGGGAGATTGTGTTAATGGTTATTTTGTGAGGCCGACTATTTTTGATAACTGTACCAGGGACATGACCATAGTAAGAGAAGAAATCTTCGGACCAGTGGTAACAATACAGACCTTTAAGACAGAAGCGGAAGCAATAAAACTTTCCAATGATACAATTTATGGCCTTGCTGGAGCTGTATTTACAAAAGACGGTTCCAGGGCCCTGCGAGTTGTAAAAGAAATCAGGGCAGGTATTACCTGGATAAATTGTTATAATCCTACTTATAATGAAGCACCCTGGGGTGGGTATAAGATGAGTGGCTATGGCAGAGAACTTGGCATACAAGGGCTGGAGGAATATCAGGAAGTAAAACAGATTAACATTAACCTGAATCCGGGTATCGCAGGCTGGTATGAAGAAAGGTAA
- a CDS encoding ABC transporter substrate-binding protein — protein sequence MKKWNVVVFTALALMLIVALSGCSSGGGKNGTLNLFIWTEYIPDSVIQGFEKETGIKVQMQTYSNNEEMLAKVKGSSAGTYDIVCPSDYMVENMISQGMLLTLDKSKLTNYGNLDTAYLNKSFDPDSKYSVPYLGGAGVIVYNKKLVAPGADFTTYGELFKPDYTNSLVVLDDFRAIIGITSFSMGYDMNETDAAKLAKVKEKLLTLKPNIKSLDSDSPKTLMITEETKAGLFWSGEAAIAINENKDLAVAYPKEGMYLFLDNLCITKDAKNAENAYKFIDYVIKAETNKEIVTEFPYLNPNKAGVALMGEDYKSNPAISIPAEEINKGKYVQNIGKTVDTYSEMWAEFTK from the coding sequence ATGAAAAAATGGAATGTTGTAGTATTTACAGCACTGGCTCTTATGTTGATAGTTGCATTATCGGGCTGCAGCAGCGGAGGAGGAAAGAATGGTACACTGAATTTATTTATCTGGACAGAGTATATTCCGGATTCCGTAATACAGGGTTTTGAAAAGGAAACAGGTATAAAAGTACAGATGCAGACCTATTCCAACAATGAAGAGATGCTTGCCAAGGTAAAGGGAAGCAGCGCAGGCACCTACGATATCGTTTGCCCAAGTGATTATATGGTAGAAAACATGATTTCCCAAGGAATGCTCCTTACATTGGATAAATCGAAACTTACCAACTATGGGAATCTGGATACAGCCTACCTGAATAAAAGCTTTGACCCGGACAGTAAGTATTCAGTGCCTTACCTGGGAGGAGCAGGCGTTATAGTTTATAACAAGAAGCTGGTTGCTCCGGGAGCGGATTTTACAACCTATGGGGAGCTTTTTAAGCCCGATTATACCAATTCCCTGGTAGTTCTTGATGATTTCAGGGCAATTATCGGTATTACCTCCTTTAGTATGGGTTATGACATGAACGAAACCGATGCCGCTAAATTAGCAAAAGTAAAAGAAAAACTTCTGACACTAAAGCCCAATATCAAGAGCCTTGACAGCGATTCACCCAAGACCTTAATGATTACGGAGGAAACCAAGGCAGGACTTTTCTGGAGCGGTGAAGCAGCCATTGCAATCAATGAAAATAAGGACCTGGCAGTAGCATATCCGAAGGAAGGTATGTATTTATTCCTGGATAACCTGTGTATTACCAAGGATGCTAAGAATGCAGAAAATGCATACAAATTTATTGATTATGTTATAAAGGCTGAAACAAATAAAGAAATTGTAACGGAATTTCCTTATCTCAATCCAAACAAGGCAGGTGTTGCTCTGATGGGTGAGGATTATAAGAGTAACCCCGCAATCAGCATACCGGCAGAGGAAATTAATAAAGGAAAATATGTTCAGAATATCGGCAAGACGGTGGATACCTACAGTGAGATGTGGGCTGAATTTACAAAATAA
- a CDS encoding ABC transporter ATP-binding protein: MENVLKVENLYKSIGKRPIIKGISFSVKEGEIFGFLGPNGSGKTTTIKMMVDLIKMDAGSISIMGCDIKERREKALEYVGAVVESPELYSYLTGYENLAQIARIRRISTKKIEEVVELVGLTGRIHDKMKKYSLGMKQRLGLAAALLPDPKLLILDEPTNGLDPNGMIELRNILKRLAREYGMAVFVSSHILGEIQQLCDTVAFIENGVITTVESMTAVHETYIYVLEIEKSEETLVKLKKIEGIDNIREADNGYTLELKDRKSSEVLRDIVMAGIEVQTFSRHLKELEERYMELIKGGIR, translated from the coding sequence TTGGAAAACGTATTAAAAGTAGAAAATCTGTATAAGAGTATTGGAAAAAGGCCGATTATCAAAGGAATATCCTTTTCTGTAAAAGAAGGAGAAATCTTTGGCTTCTTAGGGCCGAACGGTTCCGGTAAAACCACCACTATTAAGATGATGGTGGATTTAATCAAGATGGATGCCGGAAGCATCAGTATTATGGGGTGCGATATTAAAGAACGGCGGGAAAAAGCACTGGAATATGTAGGCGCAGTGGTGGAATCACCGGAACTCTACAGCTATTTAACAGGCTATGAGAATCTTGCCCAGATTGCACGCATCAGAAGAATATCAACGAAGAAAATTGAAGAAGTAGTGGAACTAGTAGGTCTTACAGGGCGTATCCATGATAAAATGAAGAAATATTCCCTGGGTATGAAGCAAAGGCTGGGGCTTGCGGCAGCGCTCTTACCGGATCCGAAGCTTCTTATTCTGGACGAGCCTACCAATGGTCTTGATCCTAACGGAATGATTGAACTAAGAAATATACTAAAGAGACTTGCCAGGGAATATGGCATGGCGGTATTTGTATCCTCACATATCCTTGGTGAGATTCAACAGTTATGCGATACCGTAGCTTTTATTGAGAATGGTGTTATCACCACGGTTGAAAGTATGACAGCCGTACATGAAACCTATATTTACGTATTAGAAATAGAAAAGTCAGAAGAAACCCTTGTAAAGCTAAAAAAGATTGAAGGGATTGACAATATTCGTGAAGCGGATAACGGCTATACCTTGGAACTAAAGGACCGGAAATCCAGTGAAGTGCTGAGGGATATCGTAATGGCAGGTATAGAAGTACAGACTTTCTCAAGACATTTAAAGGAACTGGAAGAGCGCTATATGGAATTAATCAAAGGAGGTATCCGGTAA
- a CDS encoding ABC-F family ATP-binding cassette domain-containing protein: MIQASNITLRLGKRALFEDVNIKFTEGNCYGLIGANGAGKSTFLKILSGQLEPTKGDVIITPGQRLSFLQQDHFKYDQYDVLNTVIMGNQRLYDIMKEKDAIYAKEDFTEEDGIKASELEGEFATLNGWEAESDAATLLNGLGIETDLHYKMMSELNGNQKVKVLLAQALFGNPDILLLDEPTNHLDMEAIRWLEEFLINFDNTVIVVSHDRYFLNKVCTHTADIDYAKIQLYAGNYDFWYESSQLMVKQMKEANKKKEEKIKELQEFIQRFSANASKSKQATSRKKALEKIELDDIRPSSRKYPYIDFRPFREIGNEVLTVTNLSKTVDGVKILDNISFTISHDDKVAFVGPNTIATTLLFRILAGEVEPDEGSYKWGITTSQSYFPKDNTSYFASEDTIVDWLMPYSPEKEATYVRGFLGRMLFAGEEGVKKVNVLSGGERVRVMLSKMMILGSNVLIMDEPTNHLDMESITALNNGLMKFSGVVLFTSQDHQFVQTIANRIMELTPNGLIDKVTTYDEYLDNDEFARKRQIMQIDREDDNN, from the coding sequence ATGATTCAAGCTAGTAATATTACCTTAAGACTTGGTAAAAGAGCCTTATTCGAAGATGTAAATATTAAATTTACAGAAGGAAACTGTTATGGATTAATTGGTGCCAATGGTGCCGGTAAATCTACTTTCCTAAAGATACTCTCCGGTCAGTTGGAGCCTACAAAAGGTGATGTAATAATAACCCCCGGCCAGAGACTTTCCTTCTTACAGCAGGACCACTTCAAATATGATCAATATGATGTATTGAATACGGTTATTATGGGTAATCAAAGGCTTTATGACATCATGAAGGAAAAGGATGCCATCTATGCCAAAGAAGATTTTACAGAGGAAGACGGCATTAAAGCCAGTGAATTAGAGGGCGAATTTGCAACTCTTAACGGCTGGGAAGCAGAATCCGATGCTGCTACTCTTCTTAACGGCCTTGGTATCGAGACCGACCTGCACTATAAGATGATGAGCGAGTTAAACGGTAACCAAAAGGTGAAGGTACTTCTTGCCCAGGCTCTCTTTGGAAATCCTGATATTCTTTTGTTAGATGAGCCTACAAACCACCTTGACATGGAAGCGATTCGATGGCTGGAAGAATTCCTTATCAATTTTGATAATACGGTTATCGTAGTATCCCATGACCGTTACTTCCTGAATAAAGTATGTACCCACACTGCTGATATCGATTATGCAAAGATTCAGCTTTATGCCGGAAACTATGATTTCTGGTATGAATCCAGCCAGTTAATGGTTAAGCAGATGAAGGAAGCCAATAAGAAGAAGGAAGAAAAAATTAAGGAATTGCAGGAATTTATCCAGCGATTCAGTGCAAATGCTTCCAAATCCAAGCAGGCTACTTCTCGTAAGAAAGCACTGGAGAAAATTGAACTGGATGATATCCGCCCCTCCAGCAGAAAGTATCCTTATATTGACTTTAGACCTTTCCGCGAAATTGGTAATGAAGTATTAACCGTTACCAACCTTTCCAAGACTGTAGACGGTGTTAAAATACTGGACAATATATCCTTTACTATTAGCCATGATGATAAAGTAGCTTTTGTAGGACCTAATACGATTGCGACCACCTTACTGTTCCGTATTCTGGCCGGTGAAGTAGAACCGGATGAGGGCAGCTATAAATGGGGAATTACCACCAGTCAATCCTATTTCCCGAAAGATAATACTTCTTATTTTGCATCCGAGGACACTATTGTTGACTGGCTGATGCCCTACTCTCCTGAAAAAGAAGCTACTTATGTCAGAGGATTCCTTGGCAGAATGCTCTTTGCCGGCGAAGAAGGCGTAAAAAAAGTAAATGTACTCTCCGGTGGTGAAAGGGTTCGAGTTATGCTCTCTAAGATGATGATACTTGGTTCCAATGTATTGATTATGGATGAGCCTACGAACCATCTTGATATGGAGTCCATTACCGCACTGAATAATGGTCTTATGAAATTTAGCGGTGTGGTTCTCTTTACCTCACAGGACCACCAGTTTGTTCAGACCATTGCAAACCGTATTATGGAGCTTACTCCCAACGGACTGATTGATAAGGTTACTACTTACGACGAATATCTGGATAATGATGAATTTGCTAGAAAGAGACAGATTATGCAGATTGATCGTGAGGATGACAATAACTAA
- a CDS encoding putrescine aminotransferase produces the protein MKNKEQVVTELNKVIRFIHSDELTEEEKKEITQETVEYFDTYVSPGWLKYRKSVSTNAAVVEWKDYGAYCSGLYGEEFIDCLGGFGIYTCGHRNQEIIDTIKAQLNHQALHSQELLDPLRGYLAKAVADITPGDLEKCFFTNGGAEAVEMALKLARIATGGRWFISTVGAFHGKSMGAVSMAGKGTYRVPYTPMVQQVQHVEYGVAEDIRKAIRNLKAVGEKVAGVILEPIQGEAGIIVPPTGYLKEVREICDEYSVALIFDEIQTGMGRTGTMFRCGAEDVVPDIMTYGKAFGGGIMPITGIICRPNLWTQELIDNPWLLGSPTFGGNPLACSAAIATIKYMLENDIPGQCRDKGEYLIAGIRKIHEKYPTVIQDVRGIGLMIGLEFVTSDVGYSVAKGMFARRVLTAGTLVNSKCVRFEPAAVITYEDMDNILIRLEEAVAETKEELSL, from the coding sequence ATGAAAAACAAAGAACAGGTAGTAACAGAATTAAACAAGGTAATCAGATTCATTCATAGCGATGAGCTGACAGAGGAAGAAAAGAAGGAAATCACCCAGGAGACGGTGGAATACTTTGATACCTATGTCAGTCCAGGCTGGTTAAAATACAGAAAATCGGTATCAACCAATGCTGCAGTAGTAGAATGGAAGGATTATGGTGCATACTGCTCCGGATTATATGGAGAAGAATTCATAGACTGTCTTGGAGGATTTGGTATCTATACTTGCGGCCACAGGAACCAGGAAATTATTGACACTATTAAAGCTCAGCTTAATCATCAAGCTCTTCACTCACAGGAACTTTTGGATCCCCTAAGGGGATATCTTGCCAAGGCTGTGGCTGATATAACACCAGGTGATCTGGAGAAATGCTTCTTTACTAATGGAGGAGCAGAAGCTGTGGAGATGGCTCTTAAGCTTGCCAGAATAGCAACCGGAGGAAGATGGTTTATCTCAACAGTGGGGGCTTTTCACGGAAAATCCATGGGAGCTGTTTCTATGGCCGGTAAGGGGACTTACCGAGTTCCCTATACACCTATGGTGCAGCAGGTGCAGCATGTGGAGTATGGTGTGGCAGAGGATATCAGAAAGGCAATCCGTAATTTAAAAGCAGTAGGGGAAAAAGTAGCAGGCGTTATTCTGGAGCCGATTCAGGGAGAAGCAGGAATTATAGTACCGCCGACGGGATATTTAAAAGAGGTAAGAGAAATCTGTGATGAGTACAGCGTTGCTCTTATCTTTGATGAAATTCAAACAGGTATGGGAAGAACAGGTACAATGTTTCGGTGTGGAGCTGAGGATGTGGTACCGGATATCATGACTTATGGAAAAGCCTTTGGAGGCGGCATAATGCCTATAACAGGAATTATCTGCAGGCCTAATCTTTGGACCCAGGAGTTAATCGATAATCCATGGCTGCTTGGTTCTCCTACCTTTGGCGGTAACCCTCTGGCTTGTTCAGCAGCTATCGCTACCATTAAATATATGCTGGAAAATGATATCCCCGGTCAGTGCAGAGATAAGGGTGAATATCTCATAGCAGGTATTCGGAAAATTCATGAGAAATATCCGACAGTAATTCAAGATGTCAGGGGTATCGGCCTTATGATAGGTCTTGAATTTGTTACCAGCGATGTTGGCTATAGCGTTGCGAAGGGGATGTTCGCAAGAAGAGTTTTGACAGCAGGTACCCTTGTAAATTCAAAGTGTGTCCGCTTTGAACCGGCAGCAGTAATTACTTATGAGGATATGGATAATATACTCATACGTTTGGAAGAGGCAGTAGCAGAGACCAAGGAGGAGCTTAGTCTTTGA